TTCGCATACGTTCTTAATGCCATTAATTAAATCGACGTAGTTATCTTTCAGGTAGTTTTTATCCATAACTTTAAAAAATATGCTTAATATACATAAAATTCAATATTATAGTATATACCCCGATATCTTTCTGATATTTTGTCAAATATTCTATACATTACGCGCTTCGTGCTTTTTTCTTTTCATTTAACATTTCCTATTCTGATAAAAATATTTACATTTGCAGAATGATTTTATATAAATTTAAGATACATTATGACAGAAAGCACAGCTGTTAAAAACCAACCCTCTGCATTTATTCGATGGCTTGCACTGATATTAATCAGCCTTGCCATGTTCGGAAACTACTATATTTATGACAGCATAAGTCCTCTTGCCGACCTGCTGAAAGAACAGCTCGGTTTTTCGGACTCAAATATCGGACTGCTGAATGCGATATACAGTTTCCCCAATATTATAATGGTATTAATAGGCGGATTTATAATTGACAGAATCGGTACAAGAAAATCCGTTTTTATTTTTACTGTTCTTATTATGATAGGTGCGGTTGTGACAGCGGTAAAAGGCGACCTGGTGACGATGGCATCGGGAAGGCTTATATTCGGGCTCGGTGCGGAATCCATGATAGTAGCAATTACAACTATCGTTGCACGCTGGTTTAAGGGGAAGGAGCTTTCTTTTGCTTTTGGAATAAACCTGACCGTTGCGAGACTGGGATCGTTCCTTGCGCTAAATTCTCCGACCATTGCCCGTTCATTCTTTGACAACTGGCAGAAACCACTGCTCATTACGGTTGCAGCAGGGATATTTGCGGTGATATGCATAATCTTTTATTACGTGCTTGATGTTTACGCAACGAAGAAATACGAAATGCCTAAGGACGGCTCGCAGGATAAGATTGAATTTAAAGAAGTATTTAAGTTTGGTGTCTCATTCTGGTACATAACAGCGTTATGCGTTACTTTCTATTCTGCAATGTTTCCATTCCAAACATTTGCTATAAAGTTCTTTCAGGAAGCTCACGGAACAACAAGAGAAGTAGGCGGAAATCTTTCAAGCATACTTACACTTGCTGCAATGATATTTACACCGCTGTTCGGACTGCTTTCAGATAAGATTGGGAAAAGGTCATTGCTGATGATGCTCGGATCTCTTGCAATTATTCCTGTTTACTTAATTATGGCTTATAAGATTGACCTTGCATCTGCAATCGGGCTGCAGGGTGGTATTCACGTAAATATTCCTTTCTTTGGAATTGAAGATTCGATTATCCCTTTTTATCTGATATTTCCGATGGCTATGATGGGATTTGCTTTTTCGTTAATACCCGCAGTGATGTGGCCATCCGTCGCTCTTGTTGTTAAAGAGGAAAAACTCGGGACGGCCTATGGACTTATGACCATGATACAGAATATTGGTCTGTTCCTCTTTAATATTATGATTGGCTGGGCAAATGATTTTTCAGGTGCGAGCGCTGATAATCCAACCGGATACAGACTCGGTATGTGGATTTTTTCTATTCTCGGATTTTTCGGATTATTCTTTGCGTTCATGCTCAGGAGGAATGAGATGGGACCGAATGCACACGGGCTTGAACTCAGTGCAAAAGAAAAAGCAGCTAAACTTTAGAAATTGAATTTATAAAATAATTTATGGATAATACTCAGAGACTTAAACACCCGGGAGGGCTGTACCTGCTGTTCTTTACTGAGATGTGGGAACGTTTCAGCTTTTACGGTATGCAGGCAGTGTTTTATCTTTACATGATTCAGGCATTGAGTTTTGATAAGACGTTCGCTGACCTTATATACGGAAACTATACGGGTATGGTTTACATAACCGCACTAATTGGAGGATTTGTTTCTGACAGGTATTTTGGAAATCGAAAATCAATCATTACGGGCGGTGCTTTAATGGCATTAGGACAGTTCGTACTCTTTACAAGCGGTATGCTGTACGCGGATAAATCAATGGCTTCGGGTCTGCTGTATGCAGGGCTTGTTCTTTTATGTCTGGGAAACGGATTCTTCAAGCCGAATATTTCATCAATGGTAGGACAGCTTTATCCCGAAGATGATAAAAGAATTGACAGCGCCTTCACGATTTTTTATATGGGTATAAATCTTGGGGGATTGCTTGCACCGATAATCTGCGGTTTCCTTGGAAATACAGGGAATATAGCCGATTTCAAGTGGGGCTATTTTGCGGCAGGTATCGGAATGATTTTAAGTCTTGTTATTTTTATTCCATTGAAAAATAAATATGTTGTCAAACCCGATGGTACACCCGTAGGAGATATACCACCGGCAAAACTCAAATCGGAAAAAACAGATAAATCGGGCGTAAGCAAAAAACAAATGGTAATCAATCTGACTGTTTTTGTAGTCTTATTTGTTGTGTTTAAGTTTTTATTGGATTATGATACGATTGGCTCGTTTATTTATTCAACTTTCTTCACGGCACCTCTTTCAATAATAATGGACAGGAGTCTGACGAAAATAGAAAAGCAGAAAATTGTGGCAATGTTCATTCTTATTGTGTTCACAATGGTATTCTGGATTTCGTTCGGACAAATTGGCTCCTCATTAACTTACTTCGCGGATAATCAGGTTGACCGTTCATTATTCGGCTGGACTCTGCCGCCCTCTGTCCTGCAGGCTTTCGGACCGTTATTCATAGTTTTGTTTGCACCGCTCATGGCAATTGTTTGGACGTTTCTATCAAAGTCAAATAAAGAACCCAGCATTCCTTTTAAACTCGCTCTTGGATTGTTGCTTATGGCACTTTCTTATTTAATCCTTGCAATATCGGTTAATGTTCTCGCACCGGGTGTGAAAGTAAGCCTGCTCTGGCTGATAATAATGTATTTTGTATTAACGATAGGAGAACTTTCATTATCGCCGATTGGTCTTTCAATGATTGTAAAACTTGCACCGATAAGGTTCGGCTCTGTTCTTATGGCTGTGTGGTTTTTATCGCTCGGAACATCGTTCAAGCTTTCGGGAGTGCTTAGTGCTTTCTTTCCTACAGAAAATCATAAACCTGTTTTACTCGGATTATTTCCTATAAACACAACGGTTGATTTCTTTTACATATTTGTCGGGCTCGCAGGTATAAGTGCTTTGATTCTGTTTGCCCTCGTGAAACCAATGCTGAAAATAATGCATGGCGTCAGGTAGATAGAATTATTTTAGTTTATTCTATAGGTTGTCATCCCCGAATGTTTTTATCGGGGATCTTCTCTTCCCTGCATCCCCATTCCTGCTCCTCACTACAAAGTATAATCCTATCATCGCCGCTACAAATCCCCATACAAAAGTCGCTCTGAATCCCGATAATAAAACTGCGGGCTCTACTCCGCTCTGTATGGGATTTTTCTCAGGAACAAAGTAGGAAAAGACTGCACCAAAAATCACAACTCCAAGCGCCGAACCTAGTCTTATTGAAGTTGTCATAAAACTTGATACAATCCCTTTCTGCTCTGCGGGAGCTGATGTCATTATCTTGTTTGTGTTTGAAGGTATAAAGAAACCTATTGCAAATCCGTAGAAGGAAAGTATTAAAATAATTATTATTACTTCAGTTTCCGGCGATATGTATAAATATAGTAAAAGTGAGGCTGCTATTGAAGCAATACCGATTATCCTGACTATTCCGGAATTAATTTTATCGGAAAAATGTCCCGATAGATATCCCGAAAAAAACTGAAGCAGCGATGGTACCGCCATCAGTAAACCCGTTTCCTGTTTTGGGAATTCCTTTACCCATAGCAGCAGAAACGGAGTGATGTAAATCATTCCATTTGTGATTATATAAACAAAAACAAAAGAAAGTACTGAAAAGGATACGTTTCTGTCTTTAAGTATATTCAGGTTTAGCAGCGGATAACTAATCCTATTCTGCCGGTAAACGAATGAAGTAATTAATATAACCGCAGCAATAAACAATGATATTGTTGTAAACGAAGTCCAGCCGAAGTAGTCGCCTGTATTAATGCCGTACAGCAGGGAAAATAGTCCGAGGAAAATAATAATAGTCCCCGCCGCGTCGAATTTTGATTTGGTTTCTGAATTATAAAAATTATCAAGATACCTGAAAGTCATTACAAGAGCAATTATTCCGATAGGTATGTTAATAAGAAATATTGAATTCCAGCCGAGACCTTCTATTATAAAACCGCTTGCAGCCCTGCCGATTATTCCGCCTAATGCCGTGAACGAATAGTTAATTCCGTAAACTCTTCCTCGCTTATCCTCTGGAATTTCTGCGGCTATGATAGCAGGGGTCAGTGC
Above is a genomic segment from Ignavibacteria bacterium containing:
- a CDS encoding MFS transporter, with translation MRKHIALIINLCLIHFLLGLDINIVSVSLPSISTHFNVDAGVVSRVVWVYFLVLTCFLLAFGRLGDIKGFKKIYIAGIIIFLSGSFLCYLANDFNLLVVFRVYQAFGSAVLFALTPAIIAAEIPEDKRGRVYGINYSFTALGGIIGRAASGFIIEGLGWNSIFLINIPIGIIALVMTFRYLDNFYNSETKSKFDAAGTIIIFLGLFSLLYGINTGDYFGWTSFTTISLFIAAVILITSFVYRQNRISYPLLNLNILKDRNVSFSVLSFVFVYIITNGMIYITPFLLLWVKEFPKQETGLLMAVPSLLQFFSGYLSGHFSDKINSGIVRIIGIASIAASLLLYLYISPETEVIIIILILSFYGFAIGFFIPSNTNKIMTSAPAEQKGIVSSFMTTSIRLGSALGVVIFGAVFSYFVPEKNPIQSGVEPAVLLSGFRATFVWGFVAAMIGLYFVVRSRNGDAGKRRSPIKTFGDDNL
- a CDS encoding MFS transporter is translated as MTESTAVKNQPSAFIRWLALILISLAMFGNYYIYDSISPLADLLKEQLGFSDSNIGLLNAIYSFPNIIMVLIGGFIIDRIGTRKSVFIFTVLIMIGAVVTAVKGDLVTMASGRLIFGLGAESMIVAITTIVARWFKGKELSFAFGINLTVARLGSFLALNSPTIARSFFDNWQKPLLITVAAGIFAVICIIFYYVLDVYATKKYEMPKDGSQDKIEFKEVFKFGVSFWYITALCVTFYSAMFPFQTFAIKFFQEAHGTTREVGGNLSSILTLAAMIFTPLFGLLSDKIGKRSLLMMLGSLAIIPVYLIMAYKIDLASAIGLQGGIHVNIPFFGIEDSIIPFYLIFPMAMMGFAFSLIPAVMWPSVALVVKEEKLGTAYGLMTMIQNIGLFLFNIMIGWANDFSGASADNPTGYRLGMWIFSILGFFGLFFAFMLRRNEMGPNAHGLELSAKEKAAKL
- a CDS encoding peptide MFS transporter produces the protein MDNTQRLKHPGGLYLLFFTEMWERFSFYGMQAVFYLYMIQALSFDKTFADLIYGNYTGMVYITALIGGFVSDRYFGNRKSIITGGALMALGQFVLFTSGMLYADKSMASGLLYAGLVLLCLGNGFFKPNISSMVGQLYPEDDKRIDSAFTIFYMGINLGGLLAPIICGFLGNTGNIADFKWGYFAAGIGMILSLVIFIPLKNKYVVKPDGTPVGDIPPAKLKSEKTDKSGVSKKQMVINLTVFVVLFVVFKFLLDYDTIGSFIYSTFFTAPLSIIMDRSLTKIEKQKIVAMFILIVFTMVFWISFGQIGSSLTYFADNQVDRSLFGWTLPPSVLQAFGPLFIVLFAPLMAIVWTFLSKSNKEPSIPFKLALGLLLMALSYLILAISVNVLAPGVKVSLLWLIIMYFVLTIGELSLSPIGLSMIVKLAPIRFGSVLMAVWFLSLGTSFKLSGVLSAFFPTENHKPVLLGLFPINTTVDFFYIFVGLAGISALILFALVKPMLKIMHGVR